The Ornithinimicrobium sufpigmenti genome includes the window ACGAGGGTGATGATGGTGGTGCGGGTGGCGCCCAGTGCGCGGCGGCGGCCGAGGTCGGCGCGGCGCACGAGGACGTCGGCCAGGGTGACGATGGCCACGAGTAGCGCGCCGGCGCCGAGGACGCCGAGGAGCAGGGTGCGGCCGAAGAGGGCGAGGTCGCCGGTGACCTGGTCCTGCAGCTGGGCGAGGGAGACCGGGGAGGTGATGGTCAGCGCGTCCGGGGCGGGTGGGTCGATGAGCCGCAGCACCTGGGACTGGGTGACCTCGGCGGCGTCCGCGGTGGTGAGGACGACGTGCAGGGCGTCCAGGTCACGTCCCTCGGGTGCGGCGTACAGGACGCCGGTGGCGTAGTCGCCGAACGGTTCTCTGGGGGTGAAGGAGCCGACGACTGACCAGTCGTCGACGACGGTGGTGGAGGCCTGCGCGACCCACCCGACGGGGTAGTCCATCCCGAGGCGGTCCATCGCGGTCTGGGTGACGATCGCCTCACCGGGCCCGGGCCAGCGTCCGCCGGTCAGGGTCGCCACCGTGGACAGGTCGCCGTGTACGCCCCAGGCGGGGACCCGGGTGCCGCCCTGCCCGATGACGCCGTTGACCACGTCGATCGGGATGAGCGTGCCGACGGCGCGTTCGGCAGTGGACAGGCCGGTGGCCTGGTCGATCACGGTCGGGGACAGCAGGCCCTCGCCGCGGGCGTCGGCGACGACCAGGACGCGGGAGCCGGCCGAGTCCAACCGGGCCTGCAGCTGCTGCTCGGCGGCTGCGGTGCGCCCGACCGTGGCGATGGTAGCCGCGCACATCGTCGCCACGAGCAGCAGCACCAGGACGGTGGGCA containing:
- a CDS encoding ABC transporter permease, which gives rise to MRPLLLVREALATAWATKVPTVLVLLLVATMCAATIATVGRTAAAEQQLQARLDSAGSRVLVVADARGEGLLSPTVIDQATGLSTAERAVGTLIPIDVVNGVIGQGGTRVPAWGVHGDLSTVATLTGGRWPGPGEAIVTQTAMDRLGMDYPVGWVAQASTTVVDDWSVVGSFTPREPFGDYATGVLYAAPEGRDLDALHVVLTTADAAEVTQSQVLRLIDPPAPDALTITSPVSLAQLQDQVTGDLALFGRTLLLGVLGAGALLVAIVTLADVLVRRADLGRRRALGATRTTIITLVLLRTLLPASVGAALGTAVGILLTRRLDATPPWDFTTGTATLALLAAATAAVPPALYAATRDPVRVLRTP